A window of the Lolium perenne isolate Kyuss_39 chromosome 7, Kyuss_2.0, whole genome shotgun sequence genome harbors these coding sequences:
- the LOC127314178 gene encoding uncharacterized protein, with product MLLPPLLPATSSPMRHHLIFLPVLLNLLLLFTSTSTTTASSSTNTEAAFLSSWLAASPSRPPDWSPAASASPCKWSHVGCAAAGTSVTSLTFQSIHLAVPLPAGLCAALPGLVSLVVSDSNLTGGVPDDLAMCRHLATLDLSSNSLSGPIPASIGDASALESLILNSNQLSGAIPEELGGLAGSLKNLLLFDNRLTGELPASLGGLRLLVSLRAGGNHELSGPIPDSFSKLSNLAVLGLADTKISGALPPSLGQLKNLQTLSVYTAALSGPIPPELAGCGNLTEVYLYENALSGPLPPELGALTRLQKLLLWQNALTGPIPDSFGNLTQLVSLDISINSISGAIPASLGQLPALQDLMLSDNNLTGTIPVQLANATALVQLQLDTNELSGLIPPELGRGLSSLQVLFAWQNHLEGAIPATLASMASLQALDLSHNRLTGVIPPGLFSLRNLTKLLLLSNDLSGVIPPEIGKAASLVRLRLGGNRIAGEIPAAVGGMKSIVFLDLGSNRLAGAVPAQLGDCSQLQMLDLSNNTLTGSLPESLAGVHGLQEIDVSHNQLIGAVPDVFGRLEALSRLVLAGNRLSGTIPAALGRCSALELLDLSDNRLSGGIPDELCSLTGLDIALNLSRNGLTGPIPARISELTKLSVLDLSYNALAGGLTSLAGLDNLVTLNVSHNNLSGYLPDTKLFRELTPSSLAGNAGLCTKGGDVCFVGVDGRTSASNGEGQRAHRLKLAIALLVTATVAMVLGIIGILRARRMGGKGDGGGGGGSSDSEAGSGGDLRWPWQFTPFQKVSFSVDQVVRSLVDANIIGKGVSGVVYRVSLDSGETIAVKKLWPATTAAAAASKDAGRDSFSAEVRTLGSIRHKNIVRFLGCCWNRSTRLLMYDYMANGSLGAVLHERGGGAQLEWDVRYRIVLGSAQGLAYLHHGCSPPIVHRDIKANNILIGLDFEAYIADFGLAKLVDDVAADFGRSSNTVAGSYGYIAPEYGYMLKITAKSDVYSYGVVVLEVLTGKQPIDPTIPDGLHVVDWVRRHKGGLSGVLDPALRGRSDGEVEEMLQVMGVALLCVSPMPDERPTMKDVAAMLKEIQLEREEYAKVDVLLLKGGGNGGSLANNATVPKATSTSSTPPCRQGPGSSTCNSNSSSFSAVYPSSKAKSPFD from the exons ATGCTGTTGCCTCCATTGCTGCCGGCGACGTCAAGCCCAATGCGGCACCACCTCATCTTCCTCCCAGTCCTACTCAACCTCCTCCTCCTattcacctccacctccaccaccaccgcctcctCTTCCACCAACACAGAGGCCGCCTTCCTCTCCTCATGGCTGGCCGCGTCGCCGTCCAGGCCGCCGGACTGGTCCCCGGCGGCGTCGGCGTCCCCGTGCAAGTGGTCGCACGTTGGGTGCGCCGCCGCCGGAACCTCGGTCACGTCGCTCACCTTCCAGTCCATCCACCTCGCCGTGCCGCTCCCCGCTGGCCTCTGCGCCGCGCTGCCAGGGCTCGTCAGCCTCGTCGTCTCTGACTCCAACCtcaccggcggcgtgccagatgaCCTGGCCATGTGCCGCCACCTCGCCACGCTTGACCTCAGCAGCAACTCCCTCTCCGGCCCTATCCCCGCGTCGATCGGCGACGCGTCGGCGCTTGAGTCTTTGATCCTTAACTCCAACCAGCTCTCCGGTGCGATTCCAGAGGAGCTCGGCGGCCTCGCGGGGTCTTTGAAAAACCTGCTGCTCTTCGACAACCGGCTCACCGGCGAGCTCCCGGCGTCGCTCGGCGGGCTGCGGCTGCTCGTGTCCCTCCGCGCCGGCGGCAACCACGAACTCTCCGGACCGATCCCCGACTCCTTCTCCAAGCTGTCGAACCTCGCCGTGCTCGGTCTCGCCGACACCAAGATTTCCGGTGCGCTCCCGCCGTCGCTAGGCCAGCTTAAAAACCTGCAGACGTTGTCCGTTTACACCGCCGCGCTCTCCGGCCCCATCCCGCCGGAGCTCGCGGGGTGTGGCAACCTCACTGAGGTGTACCTCTACGAGAACGCCCTCTCCGGCCCGCTCCCGCCGGAGCTCGGCGCGCTGACACGCCTGCAGAAGCTGCTGCTGTGGCAGAACGCGCTGACGGGCCCCATCCCGGACAGCTTCGGCAACCTCACGCAGCTCGTCTCGCTCGACATCTCCATCAACTCCATCTCGGGCGCCATCCCGGCGTCGCTCGGCCAGCTGCCGGCGCTGCAGGACCTCATGCTCAGCGACAACAACCTCACCGGCACCATTCCCGTGCAGCTCGCTAACGCAACGGCGCTCGTGCAGCTGCAGCTCGACACCAACGAGCTCTCCGGCCTCATCCCGCCAGAGCTCGGCCGGGGCCTGTCCAGCCTGCAGGTGCTGTTCGCGTGGCAGAACCACCTGGAAGGCGCCATCCCGGCCACGCTCGCGTCCATGGCCAGCCTCCAGGCGCTCGACCTCTCGCACAATCGCCTCACTGGCGTCATACCGCCGGGGCTCTTCTCGCTGCGCAACCTCACCAAGCTGCTCCTCCTCTCAAACGACCTCTCCGGCGTTATACCGCCAGAGATTGGGAAGGCGGCGAGCCTCGTGCGTCTTAGGCTCGGCGGCAACCGAATCGCTGGGGAGATCCCCGCCGCCGTGGGCGGCATGAAGAGCATCGTGTTCCTCGACCTCGGCAGCAACCGCCTAGCAGGCGCCGTGCCCGCACAGCTCGGCGACTGCTCGCAGCTCCAGATGCTCGACCTGAGCAACAACACACTCACCGGCTCCCTGCCGGAGTCGCTCGCTGGCGTGCACGGTCTGCAAGAGATCGACGTCTCGCACAACCAGCTGATCGGTGCCGTGCCGGACGTGTTTGGGAGGCTGGAGGCGCTGAGCCGTCTCGTCCTCGCCGGCAACAGGCTGTCGGGGACGATACCGGCGGCGCTCGGGCGGTGCAGCGCTCTGGAGCTCCTTGACCTCAGCGACAACCGCCTCTCTGGCGGCATCCCCGACGAGCTCTGCAGCCTCACCGGCCTCGACATCGCCCTGAACCTCAGCCGTAACGGCCTCACTGGCCCGATTCCGGCGAGGATATCAGAGCTGACCAAGCTGTCCGTGCTCGACCTGTCCTACAACGCGCTCGCGGGCGGCCTCACGTCGCTCGCCGGGCTGGACAACCTCGTCACCCTGAACGTGTCTCACAACAACCTCTCGGGGTACCTCCCCGACACAAAGCTCTTCCGGGAGCTCACGCCATCCAGCCTCGCCGGCAACGCTGGGCTGTGCACAAAAGGCGGCGACGTGTGCTTCGTCGGCGTGGATGGGAGGACGAGTGCGAGCAACGGCGAGGGGCAGCGCGCGCATCGGCTGAAGCTCGCCATCGCGCTGTTGGTGACGGCGACGGTGGCGATGGTGCTCGGGATAATCGGCATACTGAGAGCTCGCAGGATGGGCGGGAAAGGCGAcggtgggggcgggggcgggaGCAGCGACTCAGAGGCCGGCAGTGGTGGTGACCTGAGGTGGCCATGGCAGTTTACGCCATTCCAGAAGGTGAGCTTCTCGGTGGACCAGGTGGTGCGCAGCCTCGTGGACGCCAACATCATCGGCAAGGGCGTCTCCGGCGTGGTGTACCGCGTGAGCCTCGACTCCGGCGAGACCATTGCCGTGAAGAAGCTCTGGCCCGCCACGACGGCTGCCGCCGCCGCGTCCAAGGACGCCGGCCGGGACTCTTTCTCGGCGGAGGTACGCACGCTGGGCTCCATCCGGCACAAGAACATTGTGCGCTTCCTGGGCTGCTGCTGGAACCGGAGCACGCGGCTGCTCATGTACGATTACATGGCCAATGGCAGCCTCGGTGCCGTGCTCCACGAGCGCGGCGGAGGCGCACAGCTGGAGTGGGACGTCCGGTACCGGATTGTGCTCGGGTCTGCGCAGGGCCTCGCGTACCTCCACCACGGCTGCTCGCCGCCGATCGTCCACCGCGACATTAAGGCGAACAACATCCTTATCGGACTTGACTTCGAGGCCTACATCGCCGACTTCGGCCTCGCCAAGCTCGTCGACGACGTCGCCGCCGACTTCGGCCGCTCCTCCAACACCGTGGCCGGCTCCTACGGCTACATTGCCCCCG AGTACGGGTACATGCTGAAGATCACTGCGAAGAGCGACGTGTACAGCTACGGGGTGGTGGTGCTGGAGGTGCTAACAGGGAAGCAGCCGATCGACCCGACGATCCCCGACGGGCTGCACGTCGTGGACTGGGTGCGGCGGCACAAGGGCGGCCTCTCCGGCGTGCTCGACCCAGCGCTCCGGGGGCGGTCCGACGGGGAGGTGGAGGAGATGCTGCAGGTCATGGGCGTGGCCCTGCTCTGCGTCAGCCCGATGCCTGACGAACGACCGACGATGAAGGACGTGGCCGCCATGCTCAAGGAGATCCAGCTCGAGCGCGAGGAGTACGCCAAGGTCGACGTGCTCCTGCTCAAGGGCGGCGGCAATGGCGGGTCCCTGGCGAACAATGCCACAGTGCCGAAGGCGACGTCAACGTCTAGCACACCGCCGTGCCGGCAGGGTCCCGGGAGCAGCACCTgcaacagcaacagcagcagcttctCTGCCGTCTACCCCTCGTCAAAGGCCAAATCTCCATTTGATTGA